One Mucilaginibacter ginkgonis genomic region harbors:
- a CDS encoding dienelactone hydrolase family protein — MKKLILLVAFMATTITSFSQSKMACCEKPTATKRFAMLASNKNFRMAHANPLRIKFQSSIGKSFMYKTSDGRMANAYELKAKKPTNNYLLVIHEWWGLNDFVKKESEKIYNDLGNVNVIDLDLYDGKVTDNRDEAGKLMQGVKEDRAKVIIEGAIAYCGPNAKIAILGWCFGGGWSLQTAMLAGGKATACVMYYGMPEQDINKLKTLHTDVLGNFAAKDQWINPKVVAQFEANMKAAGKKVTAFEYDADHGFSNPSNPIYNSSATQLAYGRTIAYLKTRVK, encoded by the coding sequence ATGAAAAAACTAATCCTTCTCGTTGCTTTTATGGCAACAACAATTACCTCTTTTTCGCAAAGCAAAATGGCATGTTGCGAAAAGCCGACTGCGACAAAACGCTTCGCCATGCTGGCCTCGAATAAAAATTTTAGGATGGCACACGCCAACCCATTGAGAATAAAGTTTCAGAGCAGTATTGGTAAGTCATTCATGTACAAAACGTCTGACGGCAGAATGGCTAATGCTTACGAGCTTAAAGCCAAAAAGCCAACCAACAACTATTTATTAGTTATCCATGAATGGTGGGGACTGAACGATTTTGTAAAGAAGGAATCAGAAAAAATCTACAATGACCTGGGCAATGTTAATGTGATAGACCTTGACTTATACGACGGCAAAGTAACCGACAACAGGGACGAGGCGGGCAAGCTAATGCAAGGCGTTAAGGAAGACCGTGCAAAGGTGATCATTGAAGGCGCCATCGCTTACTGCGGACCCAATGCAAAAATTGCCATACTTGGCTGGTGTTTTGGAGGCGGCTGGAGTTTACAAACGGCTATGCTTGCAGGTGGCAAAGCAACTGCATGCGTAATGTATTATGGCATGCCGGAACAGGATATCAATAAATTGAAAACCCTGCATACGGACGTCTTAGGAAATTTTGCCGCTAAAGATCAGTGGATCAATCCTAAAGTTGTTGCACAGTTCGAGGCTAATATGAAAGCGGCGGGTAAAAAGGTAACGGCTTTTGAGTACGACGCCGACCATGGCTTTAGTAACCCAAGTAACCCTATCTATAATAGCTCTGCTACGCAATTGGCTTACGGGCGTACCATTGCCTATTTAAAAACCCGCGTGAAGTAG
- the dapF gene encoding diaminopimelate epimerase, translating to MTLNFYKYQGAGNDFIMVDNRENVVDHHRPAFIAGLCDRRFGIGGDGIMFLENKAGYDFKMVYYNADGKPSSMCGNGGRCIVAFAKYLGVIDFETNFLAVDGPHYAKISESGDWVSLQMIDVETVTKDGEAYVLNTGSPHYVLQTVGLKDKNVYDDGYAIRNNDMYAKEGINVNFVEPQGDGYFVRTFERGVEDETYACGTGVTAVALAMAKHNNIRGSISTPIKVLGGNLNIRFDYNGNHFTNIFLEGPAKRVFEGEINV from the coding sequence ATGACGCTTAATTTCTATAAATACCAGGGTGCCGGCAACGATTTTATAATGGTTGATAACCGCGAAAATGTGGTAGATCATCATCGTCCCGCCTTTATTGCAGGCCTTTGCGACCGTAGGTTTGGCATTGGGGGCGATGGCATAATGTTCTTAGAAAATAAAGCCGGGTATGATTTTAAAATGGTTTACTACAACGCAGATGGTAAGCCTAGCAGTATGTGCGGTAACGGCGGCAGGTGCATTGTAGCGTTTGCGAAATATCTTGGAGTTATCGATTTCGAAACAAACTTTTTGGCAGTAGACGGGCCGCATTATGCCAAAATTTCAGAAAGCGGTGATTGGGTAAGCCTGCAAATGATCGACGTAGAGACTGTCACCAAAGACGGCGAGGCTTATGTTTTAAATACTGGCTCGCCGCATTACGTTTTGCAAACCGTGGGGTTAAAAGATAAAAATGTGTATGACGATGGATATGCCATCCGTAATAATGATATGTACGCTAAAGAAGGTATTAATGTAAACTTTGTTGAACCACAGGGCGATGGTTATTTTGTACGCACCTTTGAACGCGGGGTTGAAGACGAAACCTACGCATGTGGTACAGGGGTAACCGCGGTAGCTTTAGCAATGGCAAAGCACAATAACATACGCGGCAGTATTAGCACCCCTATTAAAGTTTTAGGAGGGAACCTCAATATCCGCTTTGACTACAACGGCAACCACTTCACCAACATTTTCCTGGAAGGCCCGGCTAAAAGAGTTTTTGAAGGCGAAATAAACGTTTAG
- a CDS encoding DEAD/DEAH box helicase, which translates to MLRVDSTKPCKLIYSIARHDYLSYVIEPHIVQLNPNGEFSLTHQRLFTNTAEEFKHCLDEADMKLIGMLEDIEQGNIIKRYYKKPIRPYEFFAKIFTEQMFDVIRPKIEKRLGEVLEKLRDKEVFLMSKEGYPAGKQLGIASQPASVLFHFKRNETEIRYYPTIKYNGMKVEFMFRNAEIISNNPCWLMLDDILYYFDKGVDGKKLQPFLNKRYIAIPRSSERSYMERFVAPLIEKHHVHAEGFTINTEKYDAKPVVKPIMVDGGTSQLQLYFKYAGYVFPFGDGRTVSVRIDHHGDDYTFHRIRRSVTWEKTKLDFLISLRLKPTSSLFQNLEVDEQATDIDSGFSMLEWLNTNHDTLVAAGFEIEQPEGSKRYLFGSNKIDVQVSERNDWFDIYAVVHFGPYQVPFIELKNHILNHKKEFMLPSGEIAVIPDSWFSQYANLLHFSEGGSDLKLKRHHIGLVNELAEGDLASVTMNRKLQKLSDFEELDDVDIPANFNGMLRSYQQAGYNWFHFLKKYHFGGCLADDMGLGKTIQTLALLQKIKEDNAISGTSSTSLLIMPTSLIYNWINEARKFTPQLRIMVHTGMLRYKSAETFANYDVVVTTYGISRIDIKLLSSFFFNYIILDESQNIKNPSSKSYQAVKQLKSQYKLILSGTPVENSVNDLWTQMSFINPGLLGSQQYFLNEFVTPIEKKKDEEKARRLQTMIKPFVLRRTKEQVATELPPKTENVFYCEMSAEQSEVYDKIKSEYRNELLQGLDDGTYVQKQIQVLQGLTKLRQVANHPAMIDESYEGDSGKFENVIHTLQSVLDGGHKVLIFSQFVKQLAIYRTHLEQKGIRYTYLDGATQNRGDVVEQFQDDESTRVFLISLKAGGVGLNLTSADYVFILDPWWNPAAEQQAIDRTHRIGQTKNIFIYKFITKDSVEEKILALQHRKLSVARSLITTEESFIKTLTAEDIREILK; encoded by the coding sequence ATGTTACGCGTCGACAGTACCAAACCTTGCAAGCTTATTTATTCAATTGCCAGGCATGATTACTTGTCGTACGTTATTGAACCTCACATTGTTCAGCTAAATCCAAACGGCGAATTCTCTTTAACGCATCAACGCCTTTTTACCAATACCGCAGAGGAGTTTAAACACTGCTTAGACGAGGCCGATATGAAACTAATCGGCATGCTGGAAGACATCGAGCAGGGTAATATCATCAAACGTTACTACAAGAAACCAATTCGACCGTACGAGTTTTTTGCCAAAATTTTTACAGAACAGATGTTCGACGTCATTCGGCCAAAGATCGAAAAACGACTGGGCGAGGTTTTAGAGAAACTTCGCGATAAGGAAGTATTCCTGATGAGCAAGGAAGGGTACCCGGCTGGCAAGCAATTGGGTATAGCAAGCCAGCCCGCAAGTGTGCTTTTCCACTTTAAACGTAACGAAACGGAGATCCGTTATTACCCAACCATAAAATATAACGGCATGAAGGTGGAATTCATGTTCCGCAATGCCGAAATCATCTCCAATAATCCCTGTTGGTTAATGCTCGACGATATTTTATATTACTTCGATAAGGGCGTAGATGGTAAAAAGCTGCAACCGTTTTTAAACAAGCGCTACATTGCCATTCCCCGATCGTCGGAACGTTCATATATGGAACGCTTTGTTGCACCATTGATCGAGAAGCACCATGTACATGCCGAAGGCTTCACCATCAATACGGAAAAATATGATGCAAAGCCGGTTGTAAAACCAATAATGGTAGATGGCGGCACCTCGCAACTGCAGTTATATTTTAAATACGCGGGTTATGTTTTTCCTTTCGGTGATGGACGGACAGTTTCTGTGCGTATAGATCACCACGGCGACGATTACACATTTCACCGTATTCGGCGTTCCGTAACATGGGAAAAAACCAAACTTGATTTCCTTATTAGCCTGCGGTTAAAGCCAACATCTTCCCTTTTCCAGAACCTCGAGGTTGATGAGCAAGCAACTGATATCGATTCAGGATTTTCCATGCTCGAGTGGTTAAACACCAATCACGATACGCTTGTCGCGGCCGGTTTTGAAATCGAGCAGCCGGAGGGCAGTAAACGATACCTGTTCGGCAGCAATAAGATAGACGTTCAGGTAAGCGAACGTAATGATTGGTTTGATATTTACGCGGTGGTTCATTTCGGGCCTTACCAGGTGCCCTTCATTGAGCTGAAGAACCATATTCTAAATCATAAAAAAGAGTTCATGCTGCCATCCGGGGAAATAGCCGTTATCCCCGATAGCTGGTTTTCGCAGTATGCCAACCTGCTTCATTTTAGCGAAGGCGGCTCAGATTTAAAACTTAAACGCCATCACATTGGCTTGGTAAACGAACTGGCCGAAGGTGACCTGGCCAGCGTTACCATGAACCGCAAATTGCAAAAGTTAAGCGATTTTGAGGAACTTGATGATGTTGACATACCCGCAAACTTTAACGGGATGCTGCGTTCATACCAACAGGCTGGTTACAATTGGTTTCATTTTTTAAAGAAATATCATTTTGGCGGTTGTTTGGCAGATGATATGGGGTTGGGTAAAACCATACAAACGCTTGCACTTCTGCAAAAAATAAAAGAGGATAACGCGATATCCGGCACAAGCAGCACCTCATTGCTGATCATGCCCACATCGCTAATTTACAACTGGATAAACGAAGCAAGAAAATTTACGCCCCAATTGCGGATAATGGTCCACACCGGTATGTTGCGCTATAAGTCGGCAGAAACATTTGCTAACTATGATGTGGTAGTTACAACTTATGGTATAAGCCGTATAGATATCAAACTGCTTTCATCATTCTTTTTTAACTACATTATACTTGACGAAAGCCAGAACATAAAAAATCCGTCATCAAAATCTTACCAGGCAGTAAAGCAGTTAAAGTCGCAATATAAGCTAATATTAAGCGGCACGCCGGTCGAAAACTCGGTGAATGATCTGTGGACGCAAATGTCTTTCATTAACCCGGGCTTGTTAGGTAGCCAGCAATATTTTTTAAATGAGTTTGTAACCCCGATAGAAAAGAAGAAAGACGAAGAGAAGGCGCGTCGCTTGCAAACTATGATAAAGCCTTTCGTGCTGCGGCGTACCAAAGAGCAGGTTGCCACAGAGTTGCCGCCAAAAACCGAGAACGTGTTTTACTGCGAAATGAGCGCCGAACAGTCAGAGGTTTACGACAAGATCAAATCTGAATATCGAAACGAATTGCTGCAAGGCTTGGATGACGGCACCTATGTGCAAAAACAAATACAGGTATTGCAGGGCTTAACCAAATTAAGGCAGGTAGCCAATCATCCCGCTATGATTGATGAGAGCTACGAGGGCGATTCGGGTAAATTTGAAAACGTGATTCATACCCTGCAAAGCGTTTTAGACGGCGGACACAAGGTGCTCATCTTCTCTCAGTTTGTTAAACAACTGGCTATTTACCGAACACATTTGGAGCAAAAGGGCATACGATATACCTATCTGGACGGCGCAACGCAAAACCGCGGTGATGTAGTAGAGCAATTTCAGGACGATGAGTCTACGCGCGTATTTCTCATATCGCTAAAAGCAGGCGGGGTGGGGCTTAATCTTACCAGTGCAGACTATGTGTTTATACTTGACCCGTGGTGGAACCCTGCAGCAGAGCAGCAAGCCATTGACCGTACACACCGCATAGGTCAAACCAAGAATATCTTTATCTATAAATTTATCACCAAAGACAGTGTAGAAGAAAAGATCCTGGCGCTGCAGCATCGCAAACTCAGCGTAGCACGCTCACTTATCACAACCGAAGAAAGCTTTATTAAGACGCTAACGGCTGAGGATATCCGTGAGATATTGAAGTAA